TGGTTTTGAAGTTTATAATGTTGCGGAAGCTGCAAAAAAAGCAGACATCATCCAAATCCTTGCTCCGGATACCATCCAAGCTGACATGTATAAAGCGGACATTGAGCCAAACCTGAGTGAAGGAAAGGCTCTTGTTTTTTCTCACGGCTTTAACATTCACTACGATCTCATCACTCCTCCTAAAAACGTAGACGTGTATATGGTAGCTCCGAAAGGACCAGGACACCTCGTTCGCCGTGTTTACACAGAAGGTGGTGGAGTTCCTTGTCTCATTGCAATTCACCAAGATGCAACAGGACAAGCAAAAGCTCGTGCACTCGCTCACGCAAGTGGAGTCGGTGGAGGAAGAGCTGGAATTTTAGAAACATCTTTCCGTGAAGAAACAGAAACAGACCTTTTTGGTGAACAAGCTGTTCTTTGTGGTGGTGTAGCAAACCTCATTATGAGTGGTTTCGAAACACTTACTGAAGCAGGATACGATCCAGAAATCGCTTACTTCGAATGTTTACATGAAGTGAAACTCATCACTGACCTTATCTATGAAGGTGGACTTGCACGTATGCGTTTTTCCATCTCTGATACAGCAGAGTATGGTGATTACATCAGCGGACCACGTGTGATTGATGCGGGTGTCAAAGCTCGTATGAAAGATGTTCTAACAGACATCCAAAAAGACAAGGGAGCAGCGTTTGCAAAACGTTGGATGGCTGATACAAAAGCTGGATACCCTGAATACAAAAAACTCAAAGAAAAAAATGCGGCTCACCCAATTGAAGCTGTAGGATCAAAACTACGCTCCATGATGAAGTGGCTTGCAAAGTAATTGTTTAGGTAACGAAAGTTAGAAGAAAGAAAGGAAGAAGGATTTTATATGAAAGTAACACAAAAGATTGTACTCGCAGCACCTGCACGAACTCCTTTTGCACAAATTGGTAAGGCGCTCGCACAGTATCCAGGCCACCACTTAGGTAAAATAGTGGGTGAAGAAGTAATGAAACGCAGTGGCCTTAAGCCAACTGACATTGACGGTGTGATCGTGGGAGAGGGTTTTGCAAATGCACCAAACTCTGCTCGTGTGATTGCCAACCTAATGAACCTACCTTTGGAAATCCCTTGTTTAACAGTGGCAAACAACTGTGTATCTGGACTCGAAGCAGTTGCAGAAGCATCTCGCCGAATTATGTTAGGTGAAGGGGAAGTTTTCCTCGTGATTGGGGAAGAATCTCAAACTTCTATGCCATTCGTAGTGAAAAATGCTCGCCTTAACAAAAAAACAAACAGCTTAGATTCACTTGTAAAACTCCTTCCAAACGACCTTCCTGAAGGTGTAGAACTTCGTGATACATTAGAAGATGGTCTTGGTGATGGCGAAACATCATACGGAATGCAAGTAACTGCAGAAATCCTTGCACAAAACTATGCACTTCCACGGGAAACACAAGACAAAGTAGCTTACGAATCTTTCAAAAGAGCTTTCGAAGCAACACAAGAAGGTCGTTACAAACCATATATCATGGAAGTAAAAGACGATGAAGGAAACCCACTCCAAGCAGATGAAGCGGTTCTCCTTCGTGAAGGTCTTGTGAAAAACCCAACTCGTATGGGTCGTGCCATGTTAATGTTTGATAACCCAGCAATGAAATTTGATGCATGGAAAGAAAAATACGGTAAAGATTTGAAAAAATCTCATGGCCCTACTGTTTCCATCTTCAATGCAAGCCCACGTTCCGATGGAGCTGCGGGAATCATCGTCGCTTCTGAAGCAGCTGCAAAAAGACTCGGTCTTAAAGCAGAAGCACTTGTAACAGGTTTCAAAATGAAAGGTGTTGCACCTAACCTTATGGGTCTTGGACAAGCGGAAGCAACTCTTGGCTTACTCGAAGAAGTTGGTGAAAAAGTGGAGAACATCGATGTGATCGAAATCCATGAAGCATTCGCGGCAACAGCAGTAGCAGCCCTTGAAGAAATCAAAATCAGAACTGGCTTTGATTGGGAAAAGAACTTTGATGCAAAGAAAATCAATCCTAATGGTGGATCGATTGCCATCGGACACCCGTTTGGTGCGACAGGTGTGAGATTACTTCACAACGCCATCATGGACTTCCATGAAAACAAAGATGCAAAAAAGGTTCTTGTGACTGCTTGTGCACACGGTGGAATCGCAGGATCAATGATCGTTGAAAGACCATAATTCGAATCTAAGATTCGATTACGTTCGTTCGAAAGATCGAAGGAAAAAGCCAAGGGAAACCTTGGCTTTTTTTTTGTACATTCCAGAACCAAAACATATGGTTCAATACCTTCGAAAGTAGGTGGAATTTACGACTTACTTTCTGAATGAAGTTTTAAGAAAGCGCCCTGAAATTCAAATCATTTGGGTAATTGAGACATTTCATTTTCCAGATTTTATAGAAATCCAATTAGATGGACGAATCAGGTTATGGAAATGGATTGACCGAACAAAAAAATACCTTAGAGTCATAGTCCTAGAGGATGGACTCACAATCCACAATGCTTTTTTCGATAGAGGTTTTAAACCATGAAGGTCACGCATTACCAGGAAACAGATTCAATCTATATCGACTTAGCAAAAAAAACTGCTTTTGAAACGAAAGAAATCACAAAAGATATCAATATTGATTTGGATGAAGAGGGCAATCTAGTAGGAATTGATATCCATGGTAATGCATCTAAATTTGTTGATCTATCCGGTATTGCATTAGAAAAATGCTAGGGATTTAGATTCTATTGATCCAGCACTTAAAAACGCTTCATTATGAACATTGCCGATGAATGCAAAAATGGTTTGTTCCCGAAGTATCAAACGATCCAATTATCAATCAATCCGTTCTAGAAGCCTTGTGGAACGAAATTCATACCATATATTCAGAACCTAATCGATTATATCACAACTCGGACCTTCTTTATCAATTGCTAAGTGAACTAACCGAGGTATCCCATTTACTTCAAAATCTTAAAATAGTTTTTTATTAATCTATAACCATGTTTAGTATATGATCCAAAATCAAAAACAAATGAAAAGCCGACAGAATTGCCTCTGCGAGATTCATGTAATGCAAAAGAATGAACTTTTTGTAAAAGAATTTTCGAATTTGGAGATGGGGTTTGTGAAAGGGGAAGAGCTGTGATAGAGAGGACGTATTGGGTGGCGGGTGGTTAACCCCACCCAATTCAGGGCGGGGATACTAAATTCACACCTTCCCCCCAAACCTCTCAAGCATCGGCACAACCCCATCTCGCGACTGTCTCGCCGTATCGTAACCCGGAAATATCTTATATAATTTTAAATAAAATTGTTTTTCGATGCGTTTGGTACCACCGCTCGTACGTTCCAAAATATCTTTTGTGTAAAAATGAAATTCAAAAAACCCAATTTTAAATTTTCCCTCTACGCTAAGTCTGCCACCTAACCTCAAACGGAACGGTGTTTCCGTGTTGATACTTGGAAATATAGGAAATCCATCTTCAAAATCTGATTTTGTGATCTGAATGGTCTCTTTCATTTCCATTTCCAAAAAATCTTTCTGATTTGGCAATTGGCACAGAACTTTTCCTTCACGACGAAATTCTATCTGGTAGGACAAATATTCTTTATTCTCAACATCTATAGGAAAAATATCAATTCGAAGGTGGTGATCTAATATTTCAGTCGAATGGGTAACGATATTTCCTTCTCTCTGCCCAATCACAATGATTCGTTTTCCTTCATTTGGGATAGAATACTTGTAGATCATTCCCGGTTCCGGTAAATCTTTTCCAGTTACGATTCGTTCATGATGAACTGGAGTTTGTGTGATCGTATGGACATCGATGATATTTGGATCTTCCAGCTGACTCTCAATGGAATCTTTATCAGCGGATTTTAAATTTTGTTTCAATTTAAAAAGTTCAGAGGATTTAAATTTCGCCAATGCAAGTTTCTGCATGACAACAATTAGTAGAAGTACGGCAACAAACAAAACCAAAGCAAATACCCATATCTCATAAGTGATCATTTTCTCTTCTATGATTCGAATTTGTTCTAATGAATATGGTTTCATATAAGTTCTTTTTATGTTTTATTTTTTCTAAAAAACAATCTTACTTTGAATATCGACTTCTTTGTTTCAGAAAAATACCCTTTGTTAGGAAAAGAGATCGACTCTAGTTATGGACTTCCCTATTTTTTACACTATGTCGGGTATTGTATTTTTCTTATCTCTTCTTTTAACTAGTCTTATTTCACCAATTCTCTCACAAAATCATTGGGATGACTATATCGCTGAAAAAAACATTAAATCCACCTACTACATATTTGGTGACAATGTAAACTTGAGAGAATCAGATCATCTCAATGGTAAAGTAATCCGAAAACTGTCCCTAGGAAGTGAGATTAAGATTCTGACAAAAACGAACCAAATCCTAGAACAGAATTCATTGAAAGAATACTGGTATAAAGTGCAAGTTGGTGACGACACAGGTTATATTTGGGGAGGTCTCATCTCAGATTATTCATTTCCTTTGAACGAAATGATTGTCCTATGTAAAAATCTTGGAACAAAAACAAAAAAATTGGAATTAAAGATCATCCAAGGATCGAAAATCCTAAGCCAAGGAAGTTTTGAAGTTGGACCTTTGAGTAATGAATCATGGGACCATACGATATACAATCCAAGTCTTTTTTCACCTAGCCCGCATACAATATTTGCTATCAAATTTTTAATCTTTTCAGAAATTGAGTATGGTTATTCAAATGAACAAGTATTCACTTTGAATCGAGAAGTGAAAATTATACCGCAGTTTTCGTGGAATCCAGGTTCTTGTGATCCACCAGCATGTGCGGAAACATGGTTAGTTTTCCCAAAAGAAATCTTACCAGAAGATAAAAAAATGAATCGGAAACTCATTAAGGGAAAAGAAAATACAATCATTGAACTTATGCATAGTTTCGATTTAGATGAGACAAACCAACATGATTTTTACCAATCTGAATATGTATGGAATGGATCTCAGTTTCAGAAAAAGGAAAAATAAACACCAATGAAAAAACAAATCATCTACAGCATTCTTATCTTATTTTCCATTCCATGTTTTGCTTGGAATAATCATGCAGGTATTACCTATCTTATATTAAAAGATCATTGGAAAAATCAAAATGTTCCCAATGTCAAAGTAGAATCCTTAAAAACATTTTTAACAAAAGAAAAAGATTCAATCCAAGAAACATTATCCCTTTCAGAAGACTGGGCCCTCAATCGTTTACCTCATTTATCGAAAACAAAGGATGAATTGAAGTTTTCGCCTAACACAAAGGAAATGGATATTGTTACCAAATTTTACCATGCACTTCGCGTGAATCCCAAACATAAAGCTAGTTTATACATCCAATCAGTTCCGAAAAAAAACGGGAAAAACCTACCTTTGGACGAACTCACAACACTGAATGAAAAGGGTAAACTCGTAAACGAAACGTTTCTCTCTCTCAATGAAGGACAGATGGTTGGTGCAGATGAAGTGATTGTTTCTGCAACTGATGAACCTGATTATGATTTGGACTTGTATCTATTCGAAGATAATGCAAGTGATGTGGGTAAGATATATGGTTTCGGTTACCAACCATTTGGAAATCCTGCTGTTGAGTTTTCATCCCAAGCACCTTTCCATATGGGTTTCTTTTATGAACCAAAAATCATTTTTACTTTAGCTGGATTCTTAAAACGTACATATCCTGAACTTAGAATCCATCAATTTACAGAATTATCAAAATTAGCGTTTAGAAAAGGACATCCCTATTGGGGTTATCGATTTGCAGGTTGGGCATTACATTACATTCAAGATCTAACACAACCATATCACTCGTCTGTATTGCCAAGAGTGAGTGCTTCCAAACAAATTGGAGTACAATTAGTTTCAATCGTTGGTTACCAAACTCCAAAAGACAACATGATTCAATTTGTATCTGGTCGACACACTTTGATTGAAGAATACCAATATTATCTCATTAAGAATGTAATCGCTGCCAAAAATTGGAAACATCCAGTTGTAACGTCGATTATGAATTTTGGAGCGAATGACTTAACAGAATGGAAAAGTTTGGATGATCTCCGGGTGAATGTTTGTAAGGAGGCTTATGATGCAGGGGAACCAACTGACGAACAATTGGAAAACCTAAACATTCCTAAGTACGAAACTTTGTATGATGAAAACCATCCGATTCATACAATCTTAGCAACTCTTCTTAGAAATACTTCCAAACACACGAGAGCCTATTTGGATTCACTGAATGTGAAACGTTAATCAATCGGTTCTACAGCAAATCTTTCCAGAAGTTCCAGTGGAATGATTTCTAATGCTCGTTTGTGAGTTGACTCTAAAAAAACTTTAGGAGCTACTCCGTTTCGATACGCCTCGAGCCACCTTGAGGCACATAAACACCACCGTTCCCCTGGTTTCACACCAGGAAATGCATATTCAGGCCAGGGAGTGATGAGATCATTTCCTGATTCTTTTTGCGATTGTAAAAAGTCTTCAGTTGCTAATACACATACCGTATGAGAACCAAAGTCCTCATCGGAAGTATTACAACACCCGTCCCTAAAAAATCCAGTCAAAGGATCTGTAGAACAAGGTAAAAGAGGTCCGCCGAGTACATTGAGAGATTCATCCATTTTGATACCAAATGTATAGGAATCTATAGAAGACAGTTGAGGAAAGTTGTTTCTCTACCCAAGATCTGAAAAAAGAAGGGGGTTTGCACCCCCACAGTACGACCAAAAGGTCTTGGAAAGCCCAAAGCCATACTACTATACATACATTTACTTGTCAAACGATTATGCACTTACTTGAAAGAAAAATACTTTTTTTTCGACACCATTCACTTTCACAACCATCTTCCATTTTCCAATAAAATTAGGGTGTTTTGGGATTTCGAAATAACGAAATTCAACCCCTCCTTCATTTTGTGAGAACCATTTCAAATAATATGGTTCGACTTTATCACTTTCGATTGTCAGTAAAAATTCTATTTGATTTCGAGTTGGTTTTAAAAATTCCAATTGTAATGCATAACGGTCACCCAACCGGAAATTTGTATCATTACATTGAGTTAACAATTCCTTTCCATTGGACTTACATAACAAAATATCTTCTTCGAATAGATCCGTTTTTGGTGGGTCAATCCCTTGTCTAGGTTTCCAATATAGATAAAAAGGAGATAACATCTCGTGATCGTTATATTGGGTTCGAAAATATGTGGGAAGTGTTGTAATTTGAGAATCTTTAGTTGGTTTATGCACTTCAAAATGTAAATGGGGACCTTGCGAATAACCTGTGTTACCCGAGTAACCAATTAATTGTCCTTCTTCCACTTGGTCTCCAACATTTACAATCACTCCGTCCTTCTTTAAATGAGCATAGTTACCGATTGTCCCATCCTCATGTTGGATCATTACATAATTTGCTTTAGATAATAAATCTCTTCTAACTCCTCCTTCTGAATACTTTTTCACAAGAGAGACAACAATTCCTTTTCTTGCTGCATGAATTGGAGTGCCAATAGGCAAAGAAAAATCTAACGAATACTTTAAATATCCCGAATGAGTGAATCCTCCGTTGTATCCTTGTCCAATTCTGGCACGAATCCCACTTGGGAATGGTAAGGAATAAGAATACGCATCATCATGTTTAGCATCCCAATCTCCCATATTTACGGTGATAGAATAGGAATAAAAGAATGATTTTGTCACATCTTCAATCCTTAGGTTTGTCACAAAAACTGGATCTCCACCTCGAAGGACAAAAAATTTAGGGAACACTTGATCTGAACTCATATTTTTGAGAGATATATTGATTGTTACTGACTTTATAGCGGCAAGGTTCGGATCTTTATTTTTTAAATACAGTTCGTATCCATTTTCGATAGGAACAAGGATTGTACATGTATTCTCAACAATACAAGATTCCTCACCAACAA
The sequence above is a segment of the Leptospira levettii genome. Coding sequences within it:
- a CDS encoding M23 family metallopeptidase; this encodes MKNFILFFCLITLPIFAVPEIVGEESCIVENTCTILVPIENGYELYLKNKDPNLAAIKSVTINISLKNMSSDQVFPKFFVLRGGDPVFVTNLRIEDVTKSFFYSYSITVNMGDWDAKHDDAYSYSLPFPSGIRARIGQGYNGGFTHSGYLKYSLDFSLPIGTPIHAARKGIVVSLVKKYSEGGVRRDLLSKANYVMIQHEDGTIGNYAHLKKDGVIVNVGDQVEEGQLIGYSGNTGYSQGPHLHFEVHKPTKDSQITTLPTYFRTQYNDHEMLSPFYLYWKPRQGIDPPKTDLFEEDILLCKSNGKELLTQCNDTNFRLGDRYALQLEFLKPTRNQIEFLLTIESDKVEPYYLKWFSQNEGGVEFRYFEIPKHPNFIGKWKMVVKVNGVEKKVFFFQVSA
- a CDS encoding DUF2283 domain-containing protein, translating into MKVTHYQETDSIYIDLAKKTAFETKEITKDINIDLDEEGNLVGIDIHGNASKFVDLSGIALEKC
- a CDS encoding thiolase family protein — protein: MKVTQKIVLAAPARTPFAQIGKALAQYPGHHLGKIVGEEVMKRSGLKPTDIDGVIVGEGFANAPNSARVIANLMNLPLEIPCLTVANNCVSGLEAVAEASRRIMLGEGEVFLVIGEESQTSMPFVVKNARLNKKTNSLDSLVKLLPNDLPEGVELRDTLEDGLGDGETSYGMQVTAEILAQNYALPRETQDKVAYESFKRAFEATQEGRYKPYIMEVKDDEGNPLQADEAVLLREGLVKNPTRMGRAMLMFDNPAMKFDAWKEKYGKDLKKSHGPTVSIFNASPRSDGAAGIIVASEAAAKRLGLKAEALVTGFKMKGVAPNLMGLGQAEATLGLLEEVGEKVENIDVIEIHEAFAATAVAALEEIKIRTGFDWEKNFDAKKINPNGGSIAIGHPFGATGVRLLHNAIMDFHENKDAKKVLVTACAHGGIAGSMIVERP
- the ilvC gene encoding ketol-acid reductoisomerase, which translates into the protein MANIYYDDSCDLNLLKGKTIAVIGYGSQGHAQAQNMKDSGLKVIIGLRDGSKSVKEAKEAGFEVYNVAEAAKKADIIQILAPDTIQADMYKADIEPNLSEGKALVFSHGFNIHYDLITPPKNVDVYMVAPKGPGHLVRRVYTEGGGVPCLIAIHQDATGQAKARALAHASGVGGGRAGILETSFREETETDLFGEQAVLCGGVANLIMSGFETLTEAGYDPEIAYFECLHEVKLITDLIYEGGLARMRFSISDTAEYGDYISGPRVIDAGVKARMKDVLTDIQKDKGAAFAKRWMADTKAGYPEYKKLKEKNAAHPIEAVGSKLRSMMKWLAK
- a CDS encoding SH3 domain-containing protein, yielding MDFPIFYTMSGIVFFLSLLLTSLISPILSQNHWDDYIAEKNIKSTYYIFGDNVNLRESDHLNGKVIRKLSLGSEIKILTKTNQILEQNSLKEYWYKVQVGDDTGYIWGGLISDYSFPLNEMIVLCKNLGTKTKKLELKIIQGSKILSQGSFEVGPLSNESWDHTIYNPSLFSPSPHTIFAIKFLIFSEIEYGYSNEQVFTLNREVKIIPQFSWNPGSCDPPACAETWLVFPKEILPEDKKMNRKLIKGKENTIIELMHSFDLDETNQHDFYQSEYVWNGSQFQKKEK
- a CDS encoding DUF2237 family protein — protein: MKMDESLNVLGGPLLPCSTDPLTGFFRDGCCNTSDEDFGSHTVCVLATEDFLQSQKESGNDLITPWPEYAFPGVKPGERWCLCASRWLEAYRNGVAPKVFLESTHKRALEIIPLELLERFAVEPID